Genomic DNA from Streptomyces sp. NBC_01571:
CGACCCGTCCGAGGTCGTCGGGCTGATCGCGGGCGGCCCCGGCGCCATGGTCACCTCGGTCGAGGGCGCCGAGGACTCCAGGGAACTGGCGGCGGCCGACCTGGAGGCGCTCGCCCTCACCCCCGACGACACGGTGGTCGGCATCTCCGCCTCCGGCCGCACCCCGTACGCCGTCGGCGCCGTCGAACACGCCCGCGCACGCGGCGCGTTGACCATCGGCCTGTCCTGCAACGCGCACAGCGCCCTCGCGGCCGCCGCCGAGCACGGCATCGAGATCGTCGTCGGCCCGGAGCTGCTGACGGGCTCCACCCGTCTGAAGGCGGGCACGGCCCAGAAACTCGTCCTCAACATGTTCTCGACGATCACGATGATCCGGCTCGGCAAGACGTACGGGAACCTGATGGTCGACGTCCGCGCCTCGAACGAGAAGCTCCGCGCCCGCTCCCGGCGCATCGTCGCGCTGGCGACCGGCGCCTCGGACGAGGAGATCGAGCAGGCCCTCGCGGCCACCGACGGGGAGGTGAAGAACGCCATCCTCGCCCTCCTGGGCGGGGTGGACGGGCCCACGGCGGC
This window encodes:
- the murQ gene encoding N-acetylmuramic acid 6-phosphate etherase — translated: MTSTADASSNYRDLRAELETLTTEAFRPELSEIDRLPTLEIARLMNAEDATVPAAVADRLPLIAAAIDDIAERMSRGGRLIYAGAGTAGRLGILDASECPPTFNTDPSEVVGLIAGGPGAMVTSVEGAEDSRELAAADLEALALTPDDTVVGISASGRTPYAVGAVEHARARGALTIGLSCNAHSALAAAAEHGIEIVVGPELLTGSTRLKAGTAQKLVLNMFSTITMIRLGKTYGNLMVDVRASNEKLRARSRRIVALATGASDEEIEQALAATDGEVKNAILALLGGVDGPTAARLLEESDGHLRAALAAAPR